From Hominilimicola fabiformis, a single genomic window includes:
- a CDS encoding DUF2264 domain-containing protein has translation MSTVYNKKYFTDLLEKLVLPLKEHYSEECANLYLGHTGAAFEDRTIPMQGFSRVLWGLVPLWAGGENIEDFSEIYTKGLSAGTNPNSKEYWGGFRNYDQKFVEIAAIAYGLLLAPDKLWEPLDDSAKKNLADFLLLSNSYEVSDNNWRLFPVLVNLALKSLSQPYDQHLIDFGLERLDSYYLGNGWYKDGVTEQRDYYIPFALHFYSLIYAKVCEKSDPERSALYKERAAEFAKQYIYWFDDKGRALVYGRSLTYRFAQAAFWSACIYADVPVFSHGIIKGIIVRHFEEWFSHPITDNGGVLTIGYRYTNLHMSESYNSPGSPYWSLKAFILLALPGNHPFWQAEPLPFPLFDQYQTVLQSEA, from the coding sequence ATGAGTACAGTTTATAATAAAAAATATTTTACAGATTTGCTTGAAAAGCTTGTGCTTCCTTTAAAAGAGCATTATTCCGAAGAATGTGCCAATCTTTATCTTGGACATACCGGAGCCGCTTTCGAAGATCGTACAATTCCTATGCAGGGCTTTTCAAGAGTTTTATGGGGACTTGTTCCTTTATGGGCAGGCGGCGAAAATATTGAAGATTTTTCGGAAATATACACCAAAGGTTTAAGTGCCGGAACAAACCCAAACTCAAAAGAATACTGGGGCGGATTTAGAAATTACGACCAAAAGTTCGTTGAAATTGCCGCTATAGCTTACGGCTTGCTTTTAGCTCCCGACAAGCTATGGGAACCGCTTGACGATAGTGCAAAAAAGAATCTTGCGGACTTCTTGCTTTTAAGCAATTCATACGAAGTATCGGATAACAACTGGCGTCTGTTCCCCGTACTTGTAAACCTTGCTCTAAAGAGTTTATCACAGCCTTACGACCAACATTTAATCGATTTTGGTTTGGAAAGACTTGATTCATATTATCTCGGCAACGGTTGGTATAAAGACGGCGTTACGGAACAACGTGATTATTATATTCCATTCGCTTTGCATTTCTACAGCTTAATATACGCCAAAGTATGCGAAAAAAGCGACCCCGAAAGAAGTGCATTATACAAAGAACGTGCCGCAGAATTTGCAAAACAATATATCTATTGGTTTGACGACAAAGGTCGTGCATTGGTATACGGACGTTCACTTACATACAGATTTGCACAAGCGGCATTCTGGAGTGCGTGTATATATGCCGATGTACCCGTGTTCAGTCACGGAATTATCAAGGGCATAATCGTAAGACACTTTGAAGAATGGTTTTCTCATCCGATAACCGATAACGGCGGTGTTCTTACAATAGGTTACAGATACACTAATTTACATATGTCAGAAAGCTACAATTCTCCGGGTTCACCATACTGGAGTTTGAAAGCATTTATATTGCTTGCACTTCCGGGAAATCATCCGTTTTGGCAAGCAGAACCGTTACCGTTCCCGCT
- a CDS encoding GntR family transcriptional regulator codes for MSDKKPLYKQIMDKLKERIKSGDFEYDAPFVTEDRITKEYGVSRITAIRALEELEHDGLINRKRGSGSFVSKNAMSILGKNKEDNAAVTIHKKNRDISLVALVMPFDIKLGNMFKCFDGINSVLNKENCFVSIYNANRSVENEEKILRSLLEQGIDGVICYPVRGGRNFEVYNQFLVKKIPLVLIDNYIENMPMSYIVSDNSGGGKALCEYALEHGHKKIGFFCRGRVNETISIRDRYMGYAAALEEKGLGVNLDYVYANIDDKYEMLTEEERQQYGDVENYLKTIVNRMHEQGISCVLCQNDWVAIQVYNCCKALDISVPNEMCIMGFDNISELDEMDGGNKIITVEQNFFELGVKAGETVLREINGEMPGIKYIVPVKIAVRN; via the coding sequence ATGTCAGATAAAAAACCATTGTACAAACAAATTATGGATAAATTAAAAGAGCGTATAAAGTCGGGAGATTTTGAATACGACGCACCGTTTGTCACAGAGGACAGAATTACTAAGGAATACGGTGTGAGTCGTATAACCGCAATCAGAGCACTTGAGGAGCTTGAACATGACGGATTGATTAACAGAAAACGAGGCAGCGGTAGTTTTGTTTCAAAAAATGCGATGAGTATTCTTGGCAAGAACAAGGAAGACAATGCCGCAGTTACGATACACAAAAAAAACAGAGATATATCTCTTGTGGCATTGGTTATGCCGTTTGATATAAAGCTTGGTAATATGTTCAAATGCTTTGACGGAATTAATAGTGTGCTCAATAAGGAAAATTGCTTTGTCAGTATATATAATGCAAACAGAAGTGTGGAAAACGAGGAGAAAATACTTCGTTCACTTTTGGAACAGGGGATAGACGGCGTTATATGTTATCCTGTACGTGGTGGCAGAAATTTTGAAGTGTATAATCAGTTTTTAGTTAAAAAAATTCCTCTTGTGCTTATTGATAATTATATAGAAAATATGCCTATGAGTTATATTGTGTCGGATAACAGCGGCGGCGGAAAAGCACTTTGCGAATATGCATTAGAGCATGGACATAAAAAGATTGGATTTTTTTGCAGAGGTCGTGTGAATGAAACTATATCAATAAGGGATAGATATATGGGATATGCGGCGGCACTTGAAGAAAAAGGTTTAGGAGTTAATCTTGATTATGTATATGCGAACATTGACGACAAGTACGAAATGCTGACTGAAGAAGAAAGACAACAATACGGCGACGTTGAAAATTATTTGAAAACGATTGTAAATCGTATGCATGAACAAGGAATTTCTTGTGTTTTGTGCCAAAACGATTGGGTGGCAATTCAAGTATATAATTGTTGTAAGGCACTTGATATATCGGTTCCAAATGAAATGTGCATAATGGGTTTTGATAATATAAGCGAGCTTGACGAAATGGATGGCGGAAACAAGATAATAACCGTGGAGCAAAACTTCTTTGAACTGGGTGTGAAAGCAGGTGAAACCGTTCTTAGAGAAATAAACGGCGAAATGCCCGGAATTAAATACATTGTGCCTGTTAAAATTGCTGTTCGCAATTGA
- a CDS encoding alpha-mannosidase — protein sequence MSKNVHIISHSHWDREWYLPFEQHRMRLVELIDKCMEVFEKDDSFKSFFLDGQTIVLDDYLEIRLENKEKLIKYIKEGKFIIGPWYILQDEFYTSGEANIRNLLVGMKEAEKYGAMCKMGYFPDAFGNAGQMPQILKQAGMDTVTFGRGVRPVGFDNEIQENGNYESPYSEMMWESPDGTKIFGILFANWYNNGNEVPTDKKSAKEYWDDRLKKVATFASTDEYLLMNGCDHQPVQADLGKAIEVASELYPDINFKHSNFPDYIKAIKEKVPNDLAVVKGELTSQDTDGWSTLINCASSHIYLKQMNRKCESALENGAEPVRVLSSVLGQNYPSDELEYSWKKLMQNHPHDSICCCSVDEVQDEMATRFNKSKQVADYLVSEGTRYIADKINTKEYEKYKNALPFVVFNTTGRKRTSVVSVEIDVTRKSGWLKKCAYDLDEINVPNYKLIDSAGNSIPFKIEDLGVRFGYDLPKDKFRQPYMARRVRVTFEAENISAVGYKTYALVEGDAEKVTDTLVSGENCMENDAIRVEINKNGSLNVTDKASGRTYKGVAYYEETGDLGNEYMYKMPEGSKAITTQDTVAKIELAEDEPYRAMYKITNTITVPKSGDDNFEDEKRHMVFFKERVGGRSNDTVEMKIETFVSLDKNGKGVKIKTRFDNEVKDHRVRIMVPTGINSDVHKADSVFEVVTRNNRHNAGWNNPSGCEHEQGFVSIDDGEKGIAVANIGLYEYEMLPDLDNTIAVTILRAVGEMGDWGVLPTPKAQCLGISETEIEIVPFKGDLISSGAYEECYQFKTDIITAATDCHNGAMPLDYSMINWQGDGLTLTGIKQKGNGEDIILRWVNVSDKPTTLTIQKSDVIDNLYISNIIEKKIKEIDSDNGYFNIEAKTYEIMTVGIAK from the coding sequence ATGAGCAAAAATGTACATATAATATCACACTCTCATTGGGACAGAGAGTGGTATCTTCCGTTTGAACAACACAGAATGCGACTTGTTGAATTGATAGATAAATGTATGGAGGTTTTTGAAAAGGACGATTCATTCAAAAGCTTTTTCCTTGACGGTCAGACTATTGTGCTTGACGATTATCTTGAAATAAGACTGGAAAATAAAGAAAAACTTATTAAGTATATCAAGGAGGGTAAATTTATAATCGGTCCTTGGTATATCTTGCAAGACGAATTTTATACGAGCGGTGAGGCGAATATCAGAAATTTGCTTGTAGGTATGAAAGAAGCTGAAAAGTACGGCGCTATGTGCAAAATGGGATATTTCCCGGACGCATTCGGTAATGCGGGACAAATGCCTCAAATTTTAAAACAAGCGGGAATGGATACAGTGACATTCGGACGTGGTGTACGCCCTGTCGGATTTGATAACGAAATTCAAGAAAACGGAAACTATGAATCTCCGTATTCGGAAATGATGTGGGAATCTCCTGACGGTACGAAGATTTTCGGTATTCTGTTTGCAAATTGGTATAATAACGGCAACGAAGTTCCGACAGACAAGAAAAGTGCAAAAGAATATTGGGACGACAGATTGAAAAAAGTTGCGACTTTTGCGTCAACTGATGAATATTTGTTGATGAACGGTTGTGACCATCAGCCAGTACAAGCGGATTTGGGGAAGGCAATAGAAGTTGCGTCGGAACTTTATCCCGACATTAATTTTAAACATTCAAATTTCCCTGATTATATTAAGGCAATTAAAGAGAAAGTGCCAAATGATTTGGCGGTTGTCAAAGGCGAACTTACAAGTCAGGACACAGACGGTTGGTCAACGCTTATTAATTGTGCGTCATCACACATTTACTTAAAGCAGATGAACAGAAAATGTGAATCGGCACTTGAAAACGGTGCAGAGCCTGTCAGAGTTTTATCATCTGTTTTGGGACAAAATTATCCGTCGGACGAACTTGAATATTCATGGAAGAAACTTATGCAAAATCACCCTCACGACAGTATCTGTTGTTGCAGTGTAGATGAGGTACAAGACGAAATGGCAACACGTTTTAATAAGAGTAAGCAAGTTGCGGACTATCTTGTATCAGAGGGAACAAGATATATTGCAGATAAGATTAATACAAAGGAATACGAAAAGTATAAAAATGCACTTCCGTTTGTTGTGTTTAACACGACAGGCAGAAAACGCACATCAGTTGTGTCGGTGGAAATTGACGTAACTCGTAAATCGGGCTGGCTTAAAAAATGTGCGTATGATTTAGACGAAATAAATGTGCCAAACTATAAGCTTATAGATTCAGCCGGAAATTCAATACCGTTTAAAATCGAAGATTTGGGAGTTAGATTCGGCTACGATTTGCCTAAGGATAAGTTCAGACAACCGTACATGGCAAGACGTGTTCGTGTAACATTTGAAGCTGAAAATATATCCGCTGTCGGATATAAAACATATGCTCTTGTTGAGGGGGACGCAGAAAAAGTAACAGATACACTTGTCAGCGGTGAAAATTGTATGGAAAACGATGCAATTCGTGTAGAAATAAACAAGAACGGTTCGCTTAATGTAACAGACAAAGCAAGCGGCAGAACATATAAAGGTGTCGCTTATTATGAAGAAACAGGTGACTTGGGCAATGAATATATGTATAAAATGCCTGAGGGAAGTAAGGCGATAACAACGCAAGATACGGTTGCGAAGATTGAACTTGCGGAAGATGAGCCGTACAGAGCAATGTATAAAATCACAAACACAATTACAGTTCCGAAGTCGGGCGATGATAATTTCGAGGACGAAAAACGTCATATGGTATTCTTTAAAGAAAGAGTTGGCGGAAGAAGTAATGATACCGTTGAAATGAAGATAGAAACATTTGTTTCACTTGACAAAAACGGTAAGGGTGTAAAAATCAAAACGAGATTTGATAATGAAGTAAAAGACCATAGAGTTCGAATTATGGTGCCGACAGGTATAAATTCAGATGTACATAAGGCTGATTCTGTGTTTGAGGTTGTTACAAGAAATAATCGTCATAATGCAGGTTGGAATAATCCGAGTGGGTGTGAACACGAGCAGGGATTTGTGAGCATTGATGACGGTGAAAAGGGTATAGCAGTCGCAAATATAGGCTTGTACGAATATGAAATGTTACCGGATTTAGATAATACAATCGCAGTTACAATTCTTCGTGCAGTCGGTGAAATGGGCGATTGGGGCGTGTTACCGACTCCTAAGGCTCAATGCTTGGGTATAAGCGAAACGGAAATTGAAATTGTACCGTTTAAGGGTGATTTGATTTCAAGCGGAGCTTATGAGGAGTGCTATCAGTTCAAAACAGATATTATAACCGCCGCTACAGATTGTCATAACGGAGCAATGCCGCTTGATTATTCTATGATTAATTGGCAAGGTGACGGCTTGACGCTTACGGGTATCAAGCAAAAAGGCAACGGCGAAGATATAATACTTCGTTGGGTAAATGTAAGCGATAAACCTACAACGTTGACAATTCAAAAGAGTGATGTTATCGATAATCTTTACATCAGTAATATTATAGAAAAGAAGATTAAGGAAATTGACAGTGATAACGGCTATTTCAATATTGAGGCAAAAACGTATGAGATAATGACCGTAGGAATTGCAAAATAA
- a CDS encoding Cof-type HAD-IIB family hydrolase: protein MIVFFDLDGTLISDDEAYIIPDSAVNAIHKAQENGHLMYVDTGRTVMNVEQRIRDIGFDGYVCGCGMYIECGGKVIYQHTLPTKLCRNVANLVYECNMTPMYEHSKSFYCDKRSRNLDGFVKLKRRFEMQGKDLSPDVSDNDFAFDKFLAWYDEKSDIERFKREIEKDFDFIVRGDGFCEMTVKGFSKGTGIEKVLEYHNIPINSAYAIGDSMNDLPMLNAVPNSIVMGNGSDELKKSASFVTKDLLDNGIEYALKHFGMI from the coding sequence ATGATAGTATTTTTTGATTTGGACGGCACACTTATATCCGATGACGAGGCATATATAATACCAGACAGTGCGGTGAATGCAATACATAAGGCACAGGAAAACGGACATTTGATGTATGTCGATACAGGCAGAACCGTTATGAATGTTGAGCAAAGAATAAGAGATATAGGCTTTGATGGATATGTCTGCGGTTGCGGAATGTATATAGAATGTGGCGGTAAAGTGATATATCAGCATACATTGCCGACGAAGCTTTGCAGAAATGTCGCAAATCTTGTGTATGAATGTAATATGACGCCGATGTATGAACATTCTAAGTCGTTTTATTGTGATAAACGTAGCAGAAATTTAGACGGTTTTGTAAAGCTGAAAAGACGTTTTGAAATGCAGGGTAAAGATTTGTCACCCGATGTAAGTGACAATGATTTTGCTTTTGATAAATTCTTGGCTTGGTATGATGAAAAAAGCGATATAGAACGATTTAAAAGAGAAATTGAAAAAGATTTTGATTTTATTGTGCGTGGTGACGGCTTTTGTGAAATGACCGTAAAAGGATTTTCAAAGGGAACGGGAATTGAAAAAGTCCTTGAATATCATAATATTCCGATTAACAGTGCATATGCAATAGGCGACAGTATGAATGATTTGCCTATGCTTAATGCGGTGCCTAACAGTATCGTTATGGGTAATGGCAGTGACGAACTTAAAAAGTCGGCATCTTTTGTGACAAAAGATTTGCTCGATAATGGCATAGAATACGCACTCAAGCATTTTGGAATGATATAG